Below is a window of Moraxella nasibovis DNA.
AGTCTTGCACCGTGATGGCAGTACACGCCACCGCAGCGTGCGCACCTGCCGCCCCGATGGACTCGATGTCTGCCTGCAAGCCTGCCCCGCCTGAGGGGTCAAGCCCTGAAAAGCAAAGCACGGTCGGGCGCATGGTGGGGTTTGTCATTGTCAAAATCCTTATGATGCTTGATGAAAATCGATGATAAAAAGGGTGAAAATTTTTGATTATCATAACAAATCTTGCCAAGCTTTGCATAAATTTCCCAAAAATTTTCGCTTTTTTAAAAAAATGACTTGCAAAAGATAAAAACTTTGCTATAATTGTCGCCCACAACATGATGTGATTTATCACAGCGTTTGTAAAACGGTGACGTGGGTGAGTGGCTGAAACCACATCCCTGCTAAGGATGCATACGGGAAACTGTATCGAGGGTTCGAATCCCTCCGTCACCGCCATTTATTTTTAAAGAAAATTTTAAAAATAAATAAAAAAAGTGCTTGACATACTGAAATTTTCTAGTATAATAGCCCACCATCAAGACAGCAGCAAGCATCGCTAAAAACTTGATAAAATCCGCACCCGTAGCTCAGTTGGATAGAGCACTTGGCTACGAACTAAGGGGTCGGGAGTTCGAATCTCTCCGGGTGCGCCATATTTCAAAAAGTCATCAAAATCCAAGCGGTTTTGATGATTTTTTTTATTTAAAATTTACCGTTCACTCTAAGTTTGATTTTCAACACCATTGCCAAAACGATTTTTGAGATGATGGCGAATTTTCAGCGATTTCATGCCAAATTTGCCATTTCATGCTAAAATAGGTCAAATTTTTAGCCAATACCAACCACAATCAAATCAACCATGACCAAATCAATCATGACCAAATCTGCCAAACACCGCCCAGCACCACGCCCGTCTAAGGCTACCGTCAGTGATGATACCATCGTCATCGCCAGTCCCATCACTCGCTTGATGACCATGCTGTATGATGGCATGCTGATTTTGGCGATGTTGTTTTTGATGGGAGCGGTATTGTCGGTCGTGGGGACGCTGATGTTTATCGATGTGGGGACGGATGTGGCGGACGCCAAAGAGCTGCCTGCATGGTATCAAAATGGCGTGATGACCCCTGCCTTTGTGCTGACTTTGGTGGGTTTTTATGGCGTGTTTTGGCGAAAGTCTGGGCAGACTTTGGGTATGCAGACTTGGCGGCTTAAGACGGTGACGAGCACGGGGCATCTTTTGACATGGGGCGATAGCTTTAAGCGCATCATCAGTGCGTGTCTGTTGCCACTTTTGTGTGCATTGGTGGGGGCGTTTGTGAATGGCTCACGCTTGGCGGTGCTGATGAGTGCGTTTTTTGGGTTGGTGTTTAATTATGTGTTTTGTTGGTTCAATCGTCGGGGCTTGGCGGCACATGACATTTTGTCCAATACCATGACCTTAAAAGTGCCAAAATTTGAGCATGAAGGGATTTTTGCGTCATTAAAAAGAAGGGCGAAAAAATAACCTGATGGCAAGATGATAAAAAGCTCATGATGTGATTCATGAGCTTTTTTTTGGTATTGGGTGTATGTCCATTATTTAAAAATTTACAAAATTTGCCATAATGGTAGGGGCGAAAAATGTTTCGCCCGTACAAGACCTAAATTGTCTTAACTTACCTTAACTTAAATCGCCTAACTTAAATCACTTTGGAAAATCTGCCTGCGTGTTTTTGGGTGAGATACTCGTCAAATACCATCGCCACACTACGACCCAAGATTCTCCCCTTTGGTAAAATCTCTACGCCTGTGTCGCTGATTGACACCAGTCCGTCTGCTGCCATCTCATGAAGGCGTGCCAACTCGTTTTGAAAATAACTGTTTGCGTCAATGCCAAAGCGTTGACTGACTTCATGAAAATCAAGGCGGTCATGGCATAAAAGATTCATAATCACATGACGGCGAATCTCATCTTTGGGGTGGGCGGTGATGTGCTTGACGGCGGGCAGTTGTTCGCTTTGAATGTGCTGTTTGTATGCGTTTAGGTCTGTGTGATTTTGTAGAATGTGGCGATTGATTTGGCTGATGGAGGATACGCCAAAACCAAGCAGATCGCACTCGCCAAGCGTTGCGTAGCCTTGAAAGTTGCGGTGTAGTTTGCCTTGTCTTTGGGCGATCGCCATGGCATCATCAGGGCGAGCAAAATGGTCAATGCCAATGTATTGATAGCCTGCGTCCGCTAGGGCGTTGATGGTATTACCAAACATGGTGAGTTTGTCAGCGGGGCTTGGCAAGTCTTCATCACGAATGCGTCTTTGGGCAGCGAATCGCTCTGGCAGATGTGCATAATTAAAAATAGACAGGCGATCAGGACTTATGTCAATGATGCGTGCCACCGTGTCCGCCATGCTCGCCACCGTCTGATGGGGCAGTCCATAAATAAGGTCAATATTGATGGACTCAAAACCAAGTTGCCGAGCCTTCATCATCACTT
It encodes the following:
- a CDS encoding RDD family protein, yielding MTKSIMTKSAKHRPAPRPSKATVSDDTIVIASPITRLMTMLYDGMLILAMLFLMGAVLSVVGTLMFIDVGTDVADAKELPAWYQNGVMTPAFVLTLVGFYGVFWRKSGQTLGMQTWRLKTVTSTGHLLTWGDSFKRIISACLLPLLCALVGAFVNGSRLAVLMSAFFGLVFNYVFCWFNRRGLAAHDILSNTMTLKVPKFEHEGIFASLKRRAKK
- the hemN gene encoding oxygen-independent coproporphyrinogen III oxidase, yielding MNPYANHQPLHFSGVRFDETLIKKYNQQAPRYTSYPTALEFMPIKDGAERQILNEQDPNTPLSLYFHVPFCRHLCYYCGCNKIITKKNSDAGDYLEYLIQEVRHKKSLIKGDRLVKQLHLGGGTPTFFSDDELTRLWQFLQSEFEFAKDGDYSIEIDPRELRENTLDVLRQLGFNRLSFGVQDLAEKVQIAVNRIQPEQLIRQVMMKARQLGFESINIDLIYGLPHQTVASMADTVARIIDISPDRLSIFNYAHLPERFAAQRRIRDEDLPSPADKLTMFGNTINALADAGYQYIGIDHFARPDDAMAIAQRQGKLHRNFQGYATLGECDLLGFGVSSISQINRHILQNHTDLNAYKQHIQSEQLPAVKHITAHPKDEIRRHVIMNLLCHDRLDFHEVSQRFGIDANSYFQNELARLHEMAADGLVSISDTGVEILPKGRILGRSVAMVFDEYLTQKHAGRFSKVI